The Halorientalis sp. IM1011 genome window below encodes:
- a CDS encoding HalOD1 output domain-containing protein, producing the protein MEAHAPAKPVERISTRVIESIADARGVDPTELDVPLYWEIDLEALDKLCASDSDDLAVTFTYDGTTVTVQSDGHVDVGGSAEA; encoded by the coding sequence ATGGAAGCACACGCACCGGCCAAGCCTGTCGAGCGAATCAGTACCCGCGTAATCGAATCGATCGCGGACGCACGCGGTGTCGACCCGACCGAACTCGACGTCCCGCTGTACTGGGAGATCGACCTCGAAGCGCTGGACAAACTCTGTGCCAGTGACTCCGACGACCTCGCGGTCACGTTCACCTACGACGGGACCACGGTGACCGTACAGAGCGACGGTCACGTCGATGTCGGCGGGTCGGCCGAGGCCTGA
- a CDS encoding PAS domain-containing protein — MSGDQYEVPATGPEWLGQLSGTGVADPIDPIRVVYADDNTEFATMAESTLDAEGPFEVITVESAEAAIEHLDAADCIVSNLDGSARTDDDLLSAVRERDPTLPFVLFTVRSLRDVSERTLDGFWTDYLEKDGLRSLELLGKRIRRLVAHRDTRATARRSLAAAEATQEGVVIVDPDGTVRFANHVYAMRLGYDPGEIEGRPWQDCYTDDEADRLASTVLPTVEDDWRWTGECVARRWDGSTVAVQASIVRLDDDSLVIVHDGDADAA, encoded by the coding sequence ATGAGTGGGGACCAGTACGAAGTCCCGGCGACCGGCCCGGAATGGCTCGGCCAGCTGTCAGGGACGGGCGTCGCCGACCCGATCGACCCGATCCGTGTCGTCTACGCCGACGACAACACGGAGTTCGCCACGATGGCCGAGTCGACGCTCGACGCCGAGGGGCCGTTCGAGGTCATCACGGTCGAGTCCGCCGAGGCGGCGATTGAACACCTCGACGCTGCCGACTGCATCGTCAGCAACCTGGACGGCTCCGCCCGCACCGACGACGACCTGCTCTCGGCCGTCCGGGAGCGCGACCCCACGCTCCCGTTCGTGCTCTTTACCGTCAGGTCGCTCCGCGACGTTTCCGAGCGGACGCTCGACGGGTTCTGGACCGACTACCTCGAAAAGGACGGCCTCCGGTCGCTGGAACTGCTGGGCAAGCGGATCCGCCGACTCGTCGCCCACCGGGACACCAGGGCCACGGCGCGCCGGAGTCTGGCGGCGGCCGAGGCCACACAGGAGGGCGTCGTCATCGTCGATCCCGACGGCACCGTCCGGTTCGCCAACCACGTCTACGCGATGCGACTTGGGTACGACCCAGGTGAGATCGAGGGACGGCCGTGGCAGGACTGTTACACCGACGACGAGGCCGACCGCCTCGCCTCGACCGTCCTCCCGACGGTCGAGGACGACTGGCGCTGGACCGGCGAGTGCGTCGCACGTCGTTGGGACGGCAGCACGGTCGCCGTCCAGGCCAGTATCGTCCGTCTCGACGACGACAGCCTCGTGATCGTCCACGACGGCGACGCGGACGCAGCCTGA
- a CDS encoding DUF5814 domain-containing protein gives MAITDKIYVKNHRQIASQLETSIPKGAFSGATLDILYQGDGLAKLDDATRDRVLEFAEDFLDCDCEANPHCGHPEEKFVDYLLELRAQGLGPDAIVDVMGDDYMLYAYPGDILSFLDNSVRTLEAVEALADVDDASEMADQARRLRQDLVR, from the coding sequence GTGGCCATCACGGACAAGATCTACGTGAAGAACCACCGGCAGATCGCCTCCCAGCTAGAGACCTCCATCCCGAAGGGGGCGTTCTCGGGGGCGACGCTGGACATCCTCTATCAGGGCGACGGGCTGGCGAAACTCGACGACGCCACCCGCGACCGGGTGCTTGAGTTCGCCGAGGACTTTCTGGACTGTGACTGCGAGGCGAACCCCCACTGTGGCCACCCCGAGGAGAAGTTCGTCGACTACCTGCTCGAGTTGCGCGCGCAGGGACTCGGCCCGGACGCCATCGTCGACGTGATGGGGGACGACTACATGCTCTACGCCTATCCGGGCGACATCCTCTCTTTCCTCGACAATTCGGTCCGGACACTGGAGGCCGTCGAGGCGCTGGCCGACGTGGACGACGCGTCGGAGATGGCCGATCAGGCGCGGCGGCTTCGGCAGGATCTGGTCCGGTAG